The following proteins come from a genomic window of Gimesia chilikensis:
- a CDS encoding tetratricopeptide repeat protein has translation MSAEDENQKENEPDLREFRIGVRVDPEEGLQSIGMEVVNGLVNLGGRIVSLQGGGATFRKLDPNEEAQDKNLALNGCDIQVIMDVSGVGETPASQEHDRLYRAGLDLINPYMQIVGRETQPADTEIAQEELKRGIELLKWVLDINPGNGSAWWIIGKAEQALDNTEVACDAFGHAYRLKSENADTAREYMYECLKLGRAAQAISAARHAIELKPDDMGLVANLALALLIGGELEEAAEVIEIAVNGAPDDPINVNLQQRIAEVCAGVVPQPRKLADMDAT, from the coding sequence ATGTCTGCTGAGGATGAGAATCAGAAAGAGAATGAGCCGGATCTACGAGAGTTTCGTATCGGGGTGCGGGTCGATCCTGAAGAGGGGCTGCAGTCGATTGGCATGGAAGTCGTGAATGGCCTGGTCAATCTGGGAGGACGCATTGTTTCTCTGCAGGGAGGTGGTGCCACTTTTCGGAAGCTTGATCCGAACGAGGAAGCGCAGGACAAGAATCTGGCACTGAATGGCTGTGATATCCAGGTGATTATGGATGTTTCGGGAGTCGGAGAGACGCCCGCTTCCCAGGAACACGATCGTCTGTATCGGGCGGGCCTGGATCTGATCAATCCTTATATGCAGATTGTGGGCCGCGAGACGCAACCTGCGGATACGGAGATAGCACAGGAAGAACTGAAACGGGGGATCGAACTGCTCAAGTGGGTGCTGGATATCAATCCCGGGAATGGGTCGGCGTGGTGGATCATCGGCAAGGCGGAACAGGCGCTGGACAATACGGAGGTGGCCTGCGATGCATTCGGGCATGCGTATCGATTGAAGAGCGAGAACGCTGACACGGCGCGGGAATATATGTACGAGTGCCTGAAACTGGGACGGGCGGCACAGGCGATCTCGGCGGCGCGGCATGCGATAGAACTCAAGCCGGACGATATGGGCCTGGTAGCGAACCTGGCGCTGGCTCTGTTGATCGGCGGCGAACTCGAAGAAGCAGCCGAGGTGATCGAGATTGCGGTGAACGGCGCGCCCGATGACCCGATCAATGTGAATCTACAGCAGCGGATTGCCGAAGTGTGTGCAGGCGTGGTTCCCCAGCCTCGAAAACTGGCCGACATGGATGCGACTTAA
- a CDS encoding cysteine hydrolase family protein, producing the protein MSRALLVIDVQNEYFTGALPITHPAGHLERILEAMDAAAEQKVPVVVVQHHFEDPEKPFFQKGTPGWELHPEVARRPHDLLLEKTMPGSFTGTQLEAWLRERDIDTVTIAGYMTHMCCDTTAREAVHRGFTVEFLNDATGTLPLSNSAGEVTAEELQRSILCAQQMLLSEVLDVEAWKGRL; encoded by the coding sequence ATGAGTCGGGCATTGCTGGTGATTGATGTGCAGAATGAGTATTTCACGGGGGCGCTGCCGATCACGCATCCGGCGGGGCACCTGGAACGGATTCTGGAGGCGATGGATGCCGCTGCGGAACAGAAAGTGCCTGTGGTTGTGGTGCAGCATCATTTCGAGGATCCGGAAAAGCCGTTCTTTCAGAAAGGGACTCCCGGCTGGGAACTGCATCCCGAAGTCGCCCGTCGTCCACACGATCTGCTGCTGGAGAAAACGATGCCGGGGAGCTTTACGGGGACGCAGTTGGAAGCGTGGCTGCGGGAACGCGATATCGATACCGTGACCATCGCCGGCTATATGACGCATATGTGCTGTGACACGACGGCCCGCGAAGCCGTGCATCGCGGGTTCACCGTCGAATTTCTGAATGACGCCACGGGAACATTGCCTCTATCGAACAGTGCCGGTGAAGTGACCGCGGAAGAGTTACAGCGGTCGATCCTGTGTGCACAACAGATGCTGTTGAGTGAAGTTCTGGATGTGGAAGCCTGGAAGGGGCGCTTGTGA
- a CDS encoding serine hydrolase domain-containing protein, whose protein sequence is MRLGHGRTGLLLVAATLLIMQTPVKGQNINHKLEPYLKSGNLPALSAAVVVRGTVTEFGVVGTRKMGADIPVTIHDKFHLGSDGKAMTATIAAMMIEEGKLKWDSTLEEVFPELKDSMAPGVGKVTLEELLSHTSGMRADDENLMQLLKDSFDVDGDLNDMRYWLLKESVKLPLETKPSTAWKYNNRGYTIAGAMIERVSGKAWDELIVERIFEPFQLTTAGLGTQSTLGKIDAPLGHVIQKDGKVKAYMAGPNADNSLILAPAGCLHLSILDLATWAGWNAGNGMRPPCNIVKPETVEKIHTPVFTIKGDKPARPGTPPNGKYAHGWGWLTVDWAPYPLLYHAGSNGKNLAQIWIDKEKDIAIVMMTNIGGVQADEALRELAKELYLNAVASY, encoded by the coding sequence ATGAGATTAGGACATGGCCGGACGGGATTACTACTGGTGGCAGCGACTCTGCTGATTATGCAGACGCCCGTCAAGGGACAGAATATCAATCACAAGCTGGAGCCGTATCTGAAGTCCGGTAATCTGCCGGCATTGTCTGCAGCGGTTGTCGTGCGAGGCACGGTGACGGAATTCGGCGTGGTGGGTACGCGGAAGATGGGAGCGGACATTCCGGTCACGATTCACGATAAGTTTCACCTGGGATCTGACGGCAAAGCGATGACCGCCACGATTGCTGCGATGATGATTGAAGAAGGGAAGCTCAAGTGGGATTCGACGCTGGAAGAGGTCTTTCCCGAACTGAAAGATTCAATGGCTCCCGGGGTGGGCAAAGTGACACTGGAAGAACTGCTTTCACATACCAGTGGGATGCGTGCCGACGATGAAAATCTGATGCAGCTGCTGAAAGATTCATTCGATGTGGATGGCGATCTGAATGATATGCGGTACTGGCTGCTGAAAGAATCGGTCAAACTGCCCCTGGAAACAAAGCCTTCCACTGCATGGAAATACAACAATCGCGGGTATACGATCGCCGGTGCGATGATTGAACGTGTGAGCGGCAAAGCCTGGGACGAACTGATCGTCGAGCGCATTTTTGAGCCATTTCAGCTGACGACCGCCGGTCTGGGAACACAGTCGACCCTGGGCAAAATCGATGCACCGCTGGGACATGTCATTCAGAAAGACGGTAAAGTCAAAGCGTACATGGCGGGACCGAATGCGGATAACTCGCTGATCCTCGCGCCAGCGGGCTGTCTGCACCTGTCGATTCTGGATCTGGCAACCTGGGCTGGCTGGAATGCCGGGAACGGGATGCGGCCCCCCTGTAATATAGTGAAGCCGGAAACAGTTGAGAAAATTCACACTCCAGTCTTTACGATCAAAGGGGATAAACCGGCACGTCCGGGAACGCCACCCAATGGAAAATACGCGCACGGCTGGGGCTGGCTGACGGTGGACTGGGCTCCCTATCCCCTGCTCTATCATGCCGGTTCGAATGGCAAGAACCTGGCCCAGATCTGGATCGACAAAGAGAAAGACATCGCGATTGTGATGATGACGAACATCGGCGGCGTCCAGGCGGACGAGGCGCTGCGGGAACTGGCCAAAGAGCTGTATCTGAACGCTGTCGCCAGTTATTAA
- a CDS encoding class I SAM-dependent methyltransferase, with translation MSNPMYSEHAAAYAQAIRDNSYNASYDRPSLLALLPELNGMQVLDLGCGPGVYAEILLSRGAKVTAVDQSTEMVALVEQSLGDAVRCYSQDLAQGLPREADAAYDVVICPLMLHYLEDFSPLLAEIRRVLKPGGLFVFSTHHPFVDYGFSPSGNYFLTEKIIDEWNTVGQPVRVEYYRRPLSEIIQPLIDAGFQITALSEGQPDERMRQSDPDSYQRLSTSPGFLFVKCQVG, from the coding sequence ATGTCCAATCCGATGTATTCTGAACATGCCGCCGCCTATGCTCAGGCGATTCGCGATAACAGCTATAACGCGAGCTACGACCGCCCTTCTCTCCTGGCACTGCTGCCGGAGCTCAATGGAATGCAGGTACTCGATCTGGGCTGCGGTCCGGGCGTGTATGCGGAAATTCTGCTCAGTCGCGGCGCGAAAGTGACTGCCGTCGATCAATCCACGGAAATGGTGGCATTGGTCGAACAGAGCCTGGGGGACGCGGTCCGGTGTTACTCCCAGGATCTGGCACAGGGACTCCCGCGTGAAGCGGATGCGGCTTATGATGTGGTGATCTGCCCGCTGATGCTGCATTACCTGGAAGATTTTTCCCCCTTGCTCGCAGAGATCCGCCGCGTGCTCAAACCGGGTGGGCTGTTTGTCTTTTCCACGCATCATCCGTTCGTCGATTATGGGTTTTCCCCGAGTGGGAATTATTTTCTGACGGAGAAAATCATCGACGAATGGAATACGGTGGGGCAGCCGGTGCGCGTGGAGTATTACCGGCGACCGTTGTCAGAGATCATCCAGCCGTTGATTGATGCTGGCTTTCAGATCACCGCTTTGAGCGAAGGACAACCGGACGAGCGGATGCGGCAGAGCGATCCGGACAGTTACCAGAGGTTGTCGACGTCCCCCGGATTTCTGTTTGTGAAATGTCAGGTTGGCTGA
- a CDS encoding RDD family protein translates to MAGVSRDRSLGDGVYFAPEDYIGLRQRVVIFLVDATVLLGVLFALAFFSLFLSEDYVDEESGKGLSWIWFACIWFYLTVIKASRLRTVGYWVTGARIITLRGTKPSVWRMTYRALLNFYSPLNLVYDLLWVGVDRDCQSLTDRFAGTCVVRKRAEPVGRAEIHYTYYTGMSFLYFYPCVVLPRETEELVEVELASST, encoded by the coding sequence ATGGCGGGAGTCTCACGTGATCGTTCCCTGGGGGATGGCGTTTATTTTGCGCCCGAGGATTACATCGGACTCCGGCAGCGAGTGGTCATCTTTCTGGTTGATGCAACAGTATTGCTGGGAGTGCTGTTTGCTTTAGCTTTTTTCTCTCTGTTTCTCTCTGAGGACTATGTAGACGAGGAATCAGGTAAGGGACTGTCCTGGATCTGGTTCGCTTGCATCTGGTTCTATCTGACCGTCATCAAAGCTTCGCGATTGCGGACGGTGGGCTACTGGGTGACGGGAGCCCGGATTATCACACTGCGGGGTACAAAGCCTTCTGTGTGGCGGATGACGTATCGCGCGCTACTGAATTTTTACTCTCCTCTCAATCTCGTGTATGATCTGTTGTGGGTGGGAGTAGACCGGGATTGCCAGTCGCTGACCGACCGGTTCGCTGGTACCTGTGTCGTACGCAAGCGGGCGGAGCCTGTGGGGCGAGCTGAAATCCATTATACGTATTACACCGGGATGTCGTTTCTCTATTTCTATCCCTGTGTCGTACTCCCCCGGGAAACTGAAGAGCTGGTTGAGGTCGAGCTCGCGAGTTCAACGTAA
- a CDS encoding SRPBCC family protein yields MRFCFEQTLPVSRDVLFRFHEDPAHLGLLLAEWPGFRLLRHAGHIQPGAETWFEQQVGGFLPVVMGFRHMVYEPDCRFGETLIHGPFDRFTHLHEFDETTEGTVVRDILEVQLSWQYGGRFATQFLIANALNSAFDFRQRSLRELVSNRIEPDSVSRTE; encoded by the coding sequence ATGAGATTTTGTTTTGAACAGACCCTGCCCGTTTCCAGGGACGTGCTGTTTCGGTTTCATGAGGATCCTGCGCATCTCGGGCTGTTGCTGGCGGAGTGGCCTGGATTTCGACTGCTGCGTCATGCCGGTCATATTCAGCCTGGAGCGGAAACCTGGTTTGAGCAGCAGGTCGGAGGTTTTCTGCCGGTAGTCATGGGATTTCGCCATATGGTTTATGAGCCCGACTGTCGTTTTGGTGAGACGCTGATTCATGGACCGTTTGACCGGTTTACGCATTTGCATGAATTCGACGAGACAACAGAGGGAACCGTGGTGCGGGACATTCTGGAGGTGCAGCTGTCATGGCAGTATGGTGGACGTTTCGCGACGCAGTTTCTGATTGCGAATGCGCTCAACTCTGCGTTTGATTTTCGCCAGCGTTCATTGCGGGAACTGGTGTCGAATAGAATAGAACCGGATTCCGTTTCGAGGACTGAGTGA
- a CDS encoding response regulator transcription factor: MSSRILIVEDEEKIADFLVRGLAEEGYAVDHAEDGRVGWLLLNNETWDLVILDWWLPVEDGIQLLRRFRQKNRTTPVLFLTARDAVSERVTGLDAGADDYLTKPFAFEELLARVRALLRRPGQSSSVVIEFEDIRADLETQRVTRAGQTLELTTKEFSLLLFFLRNPGKVLSRTRIYDTVWDDAYDGLSNTLEVHIKELRHKLEACGPRVIQTLRGRGYILEAASVEEGLR; encoded by the coding sequence ATGAGCAGCCGGATTTTGATAGTGGAAGACGAAGAAAAGATTGCCGATTTCCTGGTGCGGGGACTGGCCGAAGAGGGATATGCGGTTGATCATGCGGAAGATGGACGTGTGGGCTGGCTGCTGTTGAATAATGAGACCTGGGACCTGGTGATTCTTGACTGGTGGCTGCCGGTGGAAGACGGGATTCAACTGCTGCGTCGCTTTCGCCAGAAAAATCGTACGACGCCGGTGCTCTTCCTCACGGCCCGGGACGCGGTGAGCGAACGTGTCACGGGGCTGGATGCGGGGGCCGACGATTATCTCACCAAACCCTTTGCGTTCGAGGAACTGCTGGCGCGGGTCCGGGCGTTGTTACGACGTCCGGGGCAGTCCAGCTCGGTGGTGATTGAGTTCGAAGACATCCGGGCCGACCTGGAAACACAAAGAGTCACACGGGCCGGTCAGACGCTGGAGCTCACGACTAAAGAGTTTTCGCTGCTGCTGTTCTTTCTGAGGAATCCGGGCAAGGTGCTCTCGCGGACACGGATCTACGATACCGTCTGGGACGATGCTTACGACGGGCTGTCGAATACCCTGGAGGTGCATATCAAGGAACTCAGGCACAAGCTTGAAGCCTGCGGCCCCCGTGTGATCCAGACCTTGCGGGGCCGGGGTTACATTCTGGAAGCAGCTTCCGTTGAGGAGGGACTGCGATGA
- a CDS encoding ATP-binding protein, with protein sequence MKLTTRVSRFFLIALAVILVGNSLILYGVARTYLEHHFDEQLDALLHVLVAAAEVESDDVKFEATDHYVADETSSGNAFWLIVSGDGRVIAHSENYHAATGTAPQGHSEQPLIPDPEAYQQSGWRIVTHHLAAPDPKPVEERSSLEHAELTVIAASRLSPLQSTLFWLAVVLIVLPAFCWLIAALLGRRFCEQALKPIRQLADEVRQLDVRDPRARLDVPATADELEELGGAFNELLDQLFQEYEHQRRFAGNTAHQLRTPLTVMQGQVDVALRRPRSVEEYQETLASVSSASRSLNRTVDALLFLARPAGDEPIPDLQQVDLSAWLRAELNLWQQNDRGDDLVCESESGLICETSPALLGQILEILVSNAFKYSEPGTPVTVHAKRQGDRIELAVQDQGMGIAEEDRESIFEPFFRTRQARRQASPGTGLGLALAQHIATALRLELHCESRLGEGSRFVLSIPSR encoded by the coding sequence ATGAAGCTGACCACGCGGGTTTCCCGGTTCTTTCTGATCGCGCTGGCTGTCATCCTGGTGGGTAATTCCCTGATCTTGTATGGCGTGGCGCGGACTTATCTGGAACATCATTTCGATGAACAGCTCGACGCCTTACTGCACGTTCTGGTGGCAGCGGCGGAGGTGGAGAGTGACGATGTTAAATTCGAAGCGACCGATCATTACGTGGCCGATGAAACTTCCTCCGGCAATGCATTCTGGCTGATTGTATCCGGGGACGGTCGCGTGATTGCGCATTCGGAGAATTATCACGCTGCGACGGGAACGGCTCCTCAGGGGCATTCCGAACAGCCGCTGATTCCTGATCCGGAAGCGTATCAACAGTCTGGCTGGCGGATTGTGACCCATCATCTGGCGGCTCCCGATCCGAAGCCGGTGGAAGAACGCTCGTCGCTGGAGCATGCTGAGTTGACGGTGATCGCTGCGAGCAGGCTATCGCCGTTACAAAGTACCCTGTTCTGGCTGGCCGTGGTTTTGATTGTACTGCCGGCGTTCTGCTGGCTGATCGCGGCGTTACTGGGCAGGCGCTTTTGTGAGCAGGCCTTGAAGCCCATTCGCCAGCTGGCCGATGAAGTGCGTCAACTCGATGTGCGGGACCCCCGCGCCCGACTGGATGTACCTGCCACCGCGGATGAACTGGAAGAACTGGGAGGGGCTTTTAACGAACTGCTGGATCAGCTGTTTCAGGAATACGAACATCAAAGACGGTTCGCGGGAAACACGGCGCACCAGTTGCGTACGCCGCTGACGGTGATGCAGGGACAGGTGGATGTGGCTTTGCGACGTCCGCGGAGTGTTGAAGAATACCAGGAGACGCTGGCTTCAGTCAGTTCTGCGAGTCGTTCTCTGAACCGGACCGTCGATGCTCTGCTCTTCCTGGCGCGACCGGCGGGGGATGAACCGATTCCCGATCTGCAGCAAGTCGATTTGTCGGCCTGGTTGCGTGCGGAGTTGAACCTCTGGCAGCAGAATGACCGCGGAGACGATCTGGTCTGCGAGAGTGAATCAGGGTTAATCTGTGAGACCTCCCCTGCACTGCTGGGGCAGATCCTGGAGATCCTCGTTTCGAATGCCTTTAAGTACAGCGAACCGGGAACGCCGGTCACGGTGCACGCGAAGCGGCAAGGCGATCGAATCGAGTTGGCGGTGCAGGATCAGGGAATGGGGATCGCGGAGGAAGATCGGGAATCGATTTTCGAACCCTTTTTCCGTACCCGCCAGGCGCGGCGACAGGCTTCCCCGGGGACAGGGCTGGGATTGGCGCTGGCACAGCATATCGCGACGGCGCTGCGTCTCGAACTACATTGTGAGAGTCGGCTCGGTGAAGGCAGCCGCTTTGTGTTGTCGATTCCTTCCCGGTAG